In Macadamia integrifolia cultivar HAES 741 chromosome 12, SCU_Mint_v3, whole genome shotgun sequence, the following are encoded in one genomic region:
- the LOC122056972 gene encoding monothiol glutaredoxin-S2-like, with the protein MERLLLLSKQKPVVIFSKSSCCMSHSIKTLISGFGASPLVHELDEDPRGRELERALTRLGCNPVVPIVFIGGTLVGGANEVMERQMNGTLKEMLIRANAIWV; encoded by the coding sequence ATGGAGAGGCTGTTGTTGTTATCCAAGCAAAAGCCAGTGGTGATCTTCAGCAAGAGCTCATGCTGCATGAGCCATTCAATCAAGACTCTCATCTCCGGCTTCGGGGCAAGCCCTTTAGTACATGAGCTTGATGAGGACCCGAGAGGACGCGAATTGGAGAGGGCACTCACCAGGCTAGGGTGTAACCCCGTCGTTCCTATTGTGTTCATCGGTGGAACATTGGTTGGTGGAGCAAATGAGGTCATGGAGCGTCAAATGAATGGTACTCTGAAAGAAATGCTCATCCGAGCTAATGCAATATGGGTTTGA